A region of the Gadus morhua chromosome 1, gadMor3.0, whole genome shotgun sequence genome:
tgccccgctgtgttcgctctggctgtggtcgctccgcactgtttcggcccgtggcaaagcgggtcatcgtcgctgctgtccaaggcatttagagacgcagcatttatttaatgctcatatgacctagtgctgaaaagaagttatatgaaaaagtgtgaggggagcggtggcgcgctaaacttgttctgtgagcagctggatgtgaatatatctttatatcttttttatcaatgttgcgagttgcgagtctagtccaggctgaggttttttttccagcaccccctgctgagaatacgtttccgcggctatgattataaatataaacaagccagtgatttccacttccacgcccacagattcgttcgttgctccccctactgttctggcggagaatccccttgcaacacgcgcaatccttaaggaaccttacgggaaccgtaaatcaaaacttgtctaaaacaagtcccttgtgtaaattacgtgcttacgtctctgcgtctaaaacgaccctaaataggcctttatgcgcagcgaaagagcgcagaaacgtgcttgccaggcagaggaacgagaggtacacttagcttctactactagagaaacagataaattagtacaagtacactcactgtttgaagattgtcttgtttgcagactagctcgctccatgctcttgataatttctaatccatcgccaaaataatccattgttatcggaaataatccatttgcaaacaccgtcggttgcactattttcgcatattcacgtgcacacccaaacGGCACaacaattacttgtatcatgaaattaacgaactgtaaggcagcgtggagcccagctgctgcacccatgtactttacttttcttatcttattatattataataattattatatatatatatatataaaaaatataataatgtaataatatataatgtgcaatatacatacatatcttacactgcattactacaggttcatttcatggcagcagacactctccatgtcagtggacatagagacacaaaccccacacaagcaccaccgattgtttcctgtgcgctcagatacatctctctctccttcatctatttctcctccatagtcaggctctgttgggggcactaaaactctgacttctcttactggctcaaaagcataggcaattggatgcctgccctcattggtgggtctatcccattcgtccatatccattttgttgaggcagtaagctacctgtgaggctatgagccgctatgtaaacaacatagaatgttaataccaaccattctcgtgacgtcatcgtattctgaaaacagagatggcggcgcacaggctgaaaacattgtaattaatgcaacgtgtttgtgcttcattctgaataacgggacatatttccgactttatttgtatttatggtatatttaaatatttaactagtgctatagacatgttttatttgattgcttcctttccactttaaggTTAAATATTTACATACTGTCTTGGCTGTATGGGGAAGGTAAATGAAATAACACATACCATGCAGAGATCGTGGTGTTGTTCCAGAGCCAGCGCCGTCTGGACCACGATAACCCtgctgtcctccagcagctgtcTAATGTGGCTGTAAATGCTCACAATTGACTGAGGGATGGGCAGGGTTTTCCCCCTCGTGTCCTTGGGCCTGTTGCGGGACTGCTCGAACTCCTTGGCCAGTCTgaggcagacacactcactgaccCAGTCGTGTTCTGGATCCTGGGCTGCTTGGCCGTGAGTCATGTATAGTCTGTGGGAAAGAAGTATGATATGATCTGGACTGTGAACAAGGATGTAAAGTCGTGAAGAACCAAGTAACAATGTCAATAGGGATTGCAATAAAGtatttaactttatttattaagttaacactTAATAAATACTTTTCACAGTGACATGTGCTGTCTCTTAATCAATGATTTGTATTGAACCAAAATTATTGCAAATTTTGGTCAAGCACCTCTCTGCCGCCTGCTGTCCAGGAGCAGAGCCACTCGGCCTCCTCGGTGCTCTCCATGGTCCTCCTGATGCCTGTCCTTTCTTTCTAGCCTTCTGGGTGTAGCTAAACGGTGAAAGAGACATCCATATTCTTCATTCATTCCATGGAATGTATGTTTAATTCTGGTGTACAAAATAATTACTATTTTGTACCTTGAATGCTTCTTGTCCATGTCATGGAGAGCTGTATATAGCTGGACTATGTCCGCCTCCTCCTTCAATGACAAGGCAGTGATGGTGCGATTCAAGCCAACTAGGTAGCCTGCAAGGTTATCAACCGCATCCCATCCCACAACGCCCCTTGAGTCACATTGGCTGGTCTGAAAATTGATAagtgagaaaaacaaaaaccaagCAAATAAATGTACACTCTTGTTTTTAATATGTGAGCAATGCTGATtttacattaatttatcttattAAAATGTAACCACATTTACGTCAGttaaatattgtgtttttgaGTAAGGCGTTACAGAAAGTGTTATTGACCTGTGTGACGAGGGGTCCGGGTTCATCGTCACCCTCCACAGCACCTGGAGGATCACTTGTGTGATCAGTCATGCTGATGGTgtcatctggctcctcctccgcctcaagCACCTGCGAGGGGACTTCAGAGACATGCACCTGCAAGGGGATTTTCAAGACCTGTAACCACATTTACTTCGGTCaaattttgtgtttttgagtaAGGTGTTATAGAAAGTGTTATTGACCTGTGTGACGAGGGGTCCGGGTTCAGCGTCACCCACCACAGCACCTGGAGGATCACCAGCCCCTATCACAGCTGACTGGCACAGAATGTCAGTCATGCTGATGGTGTCATCcggctcatcctcctcctgcgAGGGACCCCCTCCACATTTACTGCCTCCTTGGCCCGGCCCATGTTCCACCTCGATACTCCCTCCAGCATGTacatctgtatgtatgtatgtatgaacaGCTGTATGTATGAACAGCATTGCACCGCCAGcctaatgccccgtttacaccatcccgctaatggccgctaatggccgatggaccaccgatgtggaagtcggggtgattcgggtgacatcgggctaaaaatgtatgatcgggtcaatttatcggggtagcatttacacatacccgatgttataacgataacataacgatttatgccagggaagacacccgaagtgcgtttggcgtcatttcgaatgacgccaaacacgtcaaatcaGTGACGTGTTTGGAATCAGTGTTCGGACCTTGTTCGGACCTCGTTCGGAATTGTTCGGACCTTTTGTAATGTGTTAGGACCTCGGAGACAGTCCAGAAACTGACAGGtacggccaccccatcagcttaccttccatgaaaatatttttttccgaaatgtggtcgagactaaatatgggtaAGAGAGAATtattgaaaaagtgtttaaagtctaggggccctatcttgcatccggcgcaagtgacttagtcactggcgcatgtgtcgtggctagtttacaactggcgcagagcgttcttttcccaccagcgccactcgccggtaaattagggattgatcatgcgccccaaggggcggttcggcggaaggaggaggcgtgttctggcgcaaacggtattttgccgtctctgaataccattgcgctactgaccaggaaatacctggtttaaagtcagtggcgcgttgttcagatgctattttaagggcgcatgcatacatgcgcatgcaatgcatacggattgcttgtgcacctcgcgcatacactttgcttctctcatctacctagccgcacattcttggtaaattatttgggaaagaacagctgatgcagcggtaataagttgtacttttaaatcaatgcatctgcaaacaccgtacagcaaacacattttcttgacacagacattgtgtaggcctacatgcccataacttttaggattgatgagtaggcctatttgatcgtgaaaaacaatgttttaccgcgagtaagtgttaaaaagaatgaatgaatgcgggcgcgcgtgtgtgctctgtttaaacacacgcaaactttAGTTCcacacactctcatcatcatctcatcttcattcgcttatccggggtcgggtcgcggggggagcagctcaagcagggggccccagacttccctttcccgggccacattgaccagctctgacggggggatcccgaggcgttcccaggccagtgttgagatataatctctccacctagtcctgggtcttccccgaggtctcctccccactggacgtgcctgaaacacctcccaaggaaggcgcccagtgggcatcgttaccagatgcccgaaccacctcagctgactcctttcgaagtaaaggagcagcggctctaatccgagttcctcacggatggctgagcttctaaccctatccctaagggagacgccagccacccttctgagaaaactcatctcggccgcttgtacccgcgatctcgtcctttcggtcatcacccaaccctcatgaccataggtgaggataggaacgaagatcgaccggtagatcgagagctttgccttgcggctcagctctctttttgttacaacggtgcggtaaagcgaacgcaataccgcccccgctgctccgattctccggccaatctcacgctccatagttccctcactcgcgaacaagaccccgaggtaggctacttgaactccttcacttgggcaaactaaacacgtaacgcataatacaatcaatggcaatgtctattaccgcggggacgcatgcatattaggatagcatacaatactgataagaaacaatgtttataatgtattgcgtatatcattaaatagaaccacagttaccgcatatcttatgttatagcctatcatacgttttctttgccgaaatttatttgaggactcagtatttctgaagttgtggaagaaacccccttattccatgtgtgaattaggccatattatttggcaataaactaagccatttgcagtttgaaattcatgtgcatctgtctcatcagaGACTGGAGACGCGctttcaaaatatcaactcgtccgattcaaatgcactcatggctcttaaaggggatgggagctggcactctcattggtttgttgcacgttacgcccaaaccacacctacgggtaattaggctgcttcagaccaacccttttgacacttgcgccgtggcgcaagcttcatttatccgcctgtaaaatagcgatagcgtcgtagaaccgcccacaaagctacttgcgctttgcgcttcccacttgcgtttcagaccgttaaaatagggccctaggtgttggaaaaatggaagAGGGACACAGCGTAGAGTCGTCGTCTGAAGCTACGCTGCTCTagtaggttccaccgagacttgaactcggatcgctggattcagagtccagagtactaaccattacaccatggaaccagttcatcatagcctgtttcagtagactttctttaaactaaatataagtgaaaatgacaaattgaacagttccaccgagatttgagtttgggttcgatgatttctgAGTATAttttgtggcattggtggtatagtggtgagcatagctgccttccaagcagttgacccgggttcgattcccggccaatgaaTTGGAATACTATTTCGAATGctacagggattcaggactttagaaatctgtgttttcttttcggtaaatattgtgctctagactacattttggcggaactgaaatactacattttggcggaactgaaatatttaaccgtggttcagaccatacagaatgaacaagactcttgctttagcgaatgagaactttcaagatcagtgtctgtattttttggcagtaaaggttgtgctctaggttaaaattaattgaaatgaaaggaaaatagtgcaagacgtccttgattcatcgtatttttttccatgaaattgaacacgatgtacttatgtaagaatggtgcaaacagtgaggatgggattcgaacctacgcgtgcagagcacaatggattagcagtccatcaccctaaccactcggccaccccatcaacTTACCAACCGCTAaaatacttctttttttttccgaaatgtggtcgagactaaatatgggcaagagagaatttttgaaaaagtgtttaaagtctcggtgttagAAAAATGGAAGAGGGACACAGCGTAGAACAGTCGTCTAAAGccacactgctctaataggttccaccgagacttgaactcggatcgctggattcagagacCAGAGTTccaaccattacaccatggaaccatttcatcatagactgttgcagtagactgtgcaaccgttctttaaactaaatataagtgaaaattacaaattgaacagttccaccgagatttgagtttagGTTTGATGATTTCCGAGCATAATTtttgtcattgtggcattggtggtatagtggtgagcatagctgccttccaagcagttgacccgggttcgattgccagccaatgcattggtatgctttatCCAATGCCatagggattcaggactttagaaatctgtgttttcttttcggtaaatactGTGCTctagactacattttggcggaactgaaatactACATTTTGgtggaactgaaatatttaaccgtggttcagaccatagagaatgaacaagactcttgctttagcgaatgagaactttcaagatcagtgtctgtattttttggcagtaaaggttgggCTCTAGgttacaattaattgaaatgaaagggaAATAGTGCAAGACGTCCTTGATTCATCGtatttttttccatgaaattgaacacgatgtacttatgtaagaattgtgcaaacgatgaggatgggattcaaacccacgcgtgcagagcacaatggattagcagtccatcaccttaaccactcggccaccccatcagcttatcaatcgctaaaatactttttaatttttcccgaaatgtggtcgagactaaatatgggcaagagagaatttttgaaaaagtgtttaaagtctcggtgttagAAAAATGGAAGAGGGACTCAGCGTAGAGCAGTCGTCTGAAGCTacaagagttgttttttttgttgttttattagaGTTGCGGAATTTAACAATCTATACAAATGTTGTGAACTTGCAACTGTTTGAACTTTTTTGTACAAATGATTTAACACTTAAAACAAACGATTTAACACCAATAGAAATATCTTAAAAACAAATGTACACATTGCTTACATTTTTACAAGGAGCTTTTCCACTCTTCAATGGTCTTTCCAGATGCTGGACAGTACCATTTCCCCCGTAGCTGTGTGTGGCCAGTAAGTTTGCTTTTCGCCTTACCACACATTTTGCATTTGTAGTGGTAGCTTTCCTTACTTTGACGCTTCTTCGGGGGCTCACCCCTCATCGCTCGCTCCTGATCCTCAAAGGCTGCCTTTTGTAACCTCCATTCCCGGTAGCGATTGTGAGACGCTGGATCTGGCTGGTTAGAAGGTCCGTCTTGAGGTGGAGAATCTGGCACTGGTGGCAGCTGGTAAGAGCCCTGAGAGTGAGCTGCTGGAGGCGGCAGGTTTGAGGACCAGCTCTGAAAGtgggctgctggtggtggtggcggcgtcTGATATGAGGGCCCCGACCAGCCCTGAGAGTGAGAGGCTGGAGGCCGTTGGTAAGAGGCCCAGGCCTGATACTGAGACTCCGGTGTTGGAGGCAGCTGGTATGGGGACCAGCCACGAGATTGAGACGCTGGAGCTGATGGTGGTTGGTATGGGTACCAGCTCTGTGATTGAGACACAGGAGCTGGGTGTTGACGCTGCTCACAATAGGCTAGGTCAGATGAAGAGGGGAAAGGAACAGTCCAAGCATCATCTCCTCCAGCGTCTTCGCTGGAAACCTGAGTTTTGCGTCGGCGTCGCCGAATCACCGCCTCACCCTCACGGTTGTCAGGTTCCTCGAACTCCAGATCTGCATGCCCATGTGGAACAGGCTCAGATGGTAGGTCCAGGGCCTCCAGGAGGGATTCCTCGGCCACGTGGACCTGCTGAGGAAGCTCCACCCCTTGAAGCAGAGAATCGCGGTCGGCCCTCTTCTGCCGATCCTGCAGCCTATTTGTGGGGGGATCAGAGTTTTTCACATTGTTTTTTAGTCATTATACGTTTTGAATGCATGTGCCTATGAATTTATAAGTCCTTTTGAAGGGAATATATGAAGCAGTAAAAATGAACTCACCAAGAAGAGACTGTTGTATTATTTATGGTCACCAGTACCAGGTTGGTGCTTTGCAGGATTTGTTGGCAATCCtcaattaattgtttaatatgACCATACGTCATGATAATAGCCTGAGGAATTGGAAATGTCCTCCCCTTAGGGTCTTTTGGTCTATTTCTGCCTTCCTTGAACTCCTTGAAAAGCTTCAGTGCAACACACTCAGAGACCCTGGTGTAATCGGGTCTATGGGCAGCCTGGCCATGAACCATGAACAATCTGCGAAAAGACTAGATGAGATAAccaacattgtgtgtgtactgtaaacacacaatgtgtgtgtttgttttgtgggtgtgtgtatatatataaatatatatatacccctTTATGTTACATACAAatgtacaaacacacttttacacacatattattacaagtatattaaatgtatacagacacacagcattaaagtgtatgtgtatgcagttaattacacatgaacacacagctacacacatatACTTGAAGCTGATTGTTTGCAGGTACCTCTCGGCTGCTTGTTGGCCTGGAGCAGAGCCACTGCGTTTCCGAGAAGCTCTCCATGGCCCTGGCAAGGTcgtcttcttattttttagagtTGCCTCTGGGATCACACCGACTATCCTGTCAtatgaaatgaaaacaaaaacagtttGTATAGCTAAATTAAGAGAAACACTGAAGGAATAAGCATTTCTAATGGTCAGACATTAGCTACTTTACCGGAGTTGAAGTGATAGGCCCACTGTCCTCAAATGGGGAGCTGACAGGACTCCGAGATGCACCTTCACTTTCAGCCGTAGGTTCCTAAAGGGAATTATTTGAAAGAAGTGAATGAGAGTACAGTGAGGTGAACTTTGTTGTGCCCATGTAACACAAAGGAATTACCATTATCAAATTAGATTTACAGTGAAAATGTTCTGATAGATAGgtcgcgacccgaccccggataagcgggtAACGATGAGGAGGATGTTCTGATAGATTATCAAAGGGCTATCACATCATTACCGGAGAAGAAGACGGGAAAAGAATATCAGTGGCCTGAGGTATTGTCTCATCAGGAAACTCATACTCCTGAACTTCCTCCGGCCCCTCTGGCAGGTTGGCGCCAATTGCGTCAGGCGCACTCAGCAGATCTCCTCTGTTGGACTGGGCCAGCAAATACTCCACCGCAATAAGCTCACCTGCCATAAGTAGTCACCAGGAAAAATAAGATTGAAGTAGAAAGAGTGAGTGTAACCATCATGATCTGGCAGTTTGGCACTAATAGAATATTGTTCAGCATCTGTTCTTTTGTTGCCATGAGAATCTTACCGGTAGGTTTACCCGGGGGTGTAAACCCTTGAAGAAGT
Encoded here:
- the LOC115545514 gene encoding uncharacterized protein LOC115545514, which codes for MVHGQAAHRPDYTRVSECVALKLFKEFKEGRNRPKDPKGRTFPIPQAIIMTYGHIKQLIEDCQQILQSTNLVLVTINNTTVSSWLQDRQKRADRDSLLQGVELPQQVHVAEESLLEALDLPSEPVPHGHADLEFEEPDNREGEAVIRRRRRKTQVSSEDAGGDDAWTVPFPSSSDLAYSASNTGVSVSGLGLLPTASSLSLSGLVGALISDAATTTSSPLSELVLKPAASSSSLSGLLPAATSARFSTSRRTF